A single Biomphalaria glabrata chromosome 2, xgBioGlab47.1, whole genome shotgun sequence DNA region contains:
- the LOC106057659 gene encoding trypsin-1-like, whose translation MLLAIVIFLLVPENVLSGTLTLPCSSNVLCGQPVHQPVSLRIIGGGEAPVGAWPWVVLLTELGYVSCGGAILNNRFILTATHCFLGKSYDPKRWQVMAGKHNLNRHDPGEQTVNVTRIFLHKNYNNETVANDIALLMLEQPLTYSNLISPICLPTEDQGVNTGENCLLAGWGATRGTADQMVLNQVILPIISDDICSLLDWYGSDFLPNTTFCAGYEQGGQDGCTGDSGGSLICRRNGLWYSQGILSWGYGCGEYKYPGIYTDVSKYGSWIYDIIQQNTVCNSPVG comes from the exons ATGTTGCTCGCTATAGTTATCTTCCTTTTAG TTCCAGAAAATGTTTTGTCAGGAACCTTAACTCTGCCTTGCTCTAGTAACGTCCTATGTGGCCAACCAGTACACCAGCCTGTGAGTCTACGTATTATAGGAGGCGGTGAGGCTCCTGTAGGCGCATGGCCTTGGGTA GTTTTGTTGACTGAATTAGGCTACGTCTCTTGTGGTGGAGCTATTCTAAACAACAGATTTATTTTAACAGCTACGCACTGTTTCCT TGGAAAAAGCTACGATCCAAAAAGATGGCAAGTCATGGCAGGGAAACATAATTTAAATCGACATGATCCTGGTGAACAAACTGTTAAT GTTACCAGGATTTTCTTGCACAAGAATTACAACAATGAGACAGTGGCTAACGACATCGCTTTGTTGATGTTGGAACAACCGTTGACATATTCTAATCTCATAAGTCCCATTTGTTTACCTACAGAAGACCAAGGAGTCAACACTGGAGAAAACTGTCTTCTAGCTGGCTGGGGGGCAACAAGAG GGACGGCCGATCAGATGGTACTAAACCAGGTTATTCTACCAATCATATCAGACGATATTTGCTCACTTTTGGACTGGTATGGCTCAGATTTTCTTCCCAATACAACTTTCTGTGCAGGTTACGAGCAAGGTGGACAAGATGGATGTACC GGTGACAGTGGAGGCTCTCTTATCTGTCGACGAAATGGTTTATGGTACAGTCAAG GTATTCTGAGCTGGGGATATGGATGTGGTGAATACAAGTATCCAGGTATTTACACAGACGTCAGTAAGTATGGCTCCTGGATTTATGACATCATACAACAGAATACTGTCTGTAATTCTCCAGTTGGCTGA